The following are from one region of the Nymphaea colorata isolate Beijing-Zhang1983 chromosome 7, ASM883128v2, whole genome shotgun sequence genome:
- the LOC116257168 gene encoding stigma-specific STIG1-like protein 3 — protein sequence MAAPWLLQTAAVIGALILLVASTTLPVVAEEHEEPEEGEVGASEDPTAEVEPYSGDLPSLRIRRYLARSWKPHTCDKKPKICKLKGSPGPDCCKKKCVDWKTDRFNCGNCGRRCRFTETCCKGRCVNLAFDRENCGRCGNNCRKGSYCIYGMCGYTLSACSCVVYEALLQEPTS from the coding sequence ATGGCCGCACCATGGTTACTCCAAACAGCAGCAGTCATCGGCGCTCTCATTTTGCTGGTCGCATCCACGACACTCCCAGTAGTAGCCGAAGAACACGAGGAACCAGAAGAAGGTGAAGTTGGTGCCAGTGAGGACCCTACCGCCGAGGTGGAGCCTTACTCCGGTGACCTGCCGTCGCTCAGAATCCGCCGGTACCTGGCCAGGTCCTGGAAGCCGCATACGTGCGACAAAAAACCGAAGATCTGCAAACTGAAGGGGAGCCCTGGCCCTGACTGCTGCAAAAAGAAGTGCGTGGATTGGAAGACCGATCGCTTCAACTGCGGCAACTGCGGGAGGAGGTGCAGGTTCACGGAGACGTGCTGCAAGGGAAGGTGCGTGAATCTGGCGTTCGATAGAGAGAACTGCGGGAGATGCGGGAACAATTGCCGTAAGGGGTCCTACTGTATCTACGGCATGTGTGGCTATACCCTTAGTGCTTGCAGCTGTGTTGTTTACGAAGCACTGCTGCAAGAACCAACTTCTTGA
- the LOC116258028 gene encoding major pollen allergen Ole e 10-like — protein MESRVTMNSLVLLLLMLIFGHGSFVKVVNGQLGCEHNHTWCIARPSSEEPMLQNNIDFACSNGVDCSVLASGQACSLPDTIINHASVVINIYYSANGRQPHTCSFGNSGLITTVDPSYGSCVYP, from the exons ATGGAATCTAGAGTGACAATGAATTCCTTGGTTCTTCTTCTCCTGATGTTAATCTTCGGTCATG GATCATTCGTGAAGGTGGTAAACGGGCAG CTTGGTTGTGAACACAACCACACCTGGTGCATAGCGAGGCCTTCTAGTGAAGAACCTATGCTTCAGAACAACATTGATTTTGCGTGCTCCAATGGCGTCGACTGCAGCGTGCTGGCTTCAGGGCAGGCCTGCTCTCTCCCAGACACCATAATCAACCATGCCTCCGTTGTCATTAACATCTACTACAGTGCCAATGGCAGGCAGCCCCACACTTGTAGCTTTGGCAATTCTGGCCTCATCACCACTGTCGACCCAA GCTATGGCAGCTGTGTCTATCCGTAA